The following are from one region of the Flavimobilis soli genome:
- a CDS encoding SAM-dependent methyltransferase, whose protein sequence is MSGHWHVGDVAPAGFWEERYAGEERVWSGKVNRTTADVAARLTPGRSLDLGCGEGGDVLWFARAGWDATGVDISPTAVRRANEEAAREGLADRARCIAADLSTWTTDERFDLVTASFFQSPVALDRSQILRRLARQVDPGGHLLVVSHANYPSWVPVEERHSEHQFLSPDEEVEALGLVGEGWSVELAETRSREAIAPDGSPAVLDDSVVLVRRG, encoded by the coding sequence GTGAGCGGGCACTGGCATGTGGGCGACGTCGCGCCCGCCGGGTTCTGGGAGGAGCGGTACGCGGGCGAGGAGCGCGTGTGGTCGGGCAAGGTCAACCGCACCACGGCCGACGTCGCGGCCAGGCTGACGCCGGGGCGCTCGCTCGACCTGGGGTGCGGCGAGGGCGGTGACGTCCTGTGGTTCGCCCGCGCCGGCTGGGACGCGACCGGGGTAGACATCTCGCCGACGGCGGTGCGCCGCGCCAACGAGGAAGCGGCGCGGGAAGGGCTGGCGGACCGGGCACGGTGCATCGCGGCGGACCTGTCGACATGGACGACCGACGAGCGGTTCGACCTGGTGACGGCGAGCTTCTTCCAGTCACCGGTGGCGCTCGACCGGTCGCAGATCTTGAGGCGGTTGGCCCGTCAGGTCGACCCGGGCGGGCACCTGCTGGTCGTGTCGCACGCCAACTACCCGTCGTGGGTCCCGGTCGAGGAGCGCCACAGCGAGCACCAGTTCCTGTCGCCCGACGAGGAGGTCGAGGCGCTGGGGCTCGTCGGCGAGGGATGGAGCGTCGAGCTCGCGGAGACGCGCTCGCGGGAAGCGATCGCGCCCGATGGGAGCCCCGCGGTGCTCGACGACTCGGTCGTGCTAGTTCGGCGGGGGTGA
- a CDS encoding NAD(P)/FAD-dependent oxidoreductase — MEDTNWDAIVLGGGPAGLATALMLGRALRRTLVIDAGSPRNRFASHMHGVLGHDGVPPQDLLARGREEVARYGVEVRAGQAERVDLVEGGVVVTLDDGAALTGRALVLATGMTDVLPDVPGLAERWGSGVLHCPYCHGWEVRGQRLGVLASTPLAPHQAELVRQWSEHVTFFTAGLGGPLDHDVAARLRARGVALEEAAVTEVLGDGEAVAGVRLADGRVVELDALFTGAMVRPHDGAVAHLGLDRADTPVGSFLAVDAFGRTSAERVWAVGNVVDPGATVPMSSGAGARVGGAVNMALVADDAARAVAEVAA; from the coding sequence ATGGAAGACACGAACTGGGACGCGATAGTCCTCGGCGGCGGCCCGGCGGGCCTCGCGACCGCCCTCATGCTCGGACGTGCGCTGCGGCGCACGCTCGTGATCGACGCGGGCTCGCCCCGCAACAGGTTCGCTTCGCACATGCACGGCGTGCTCGGGCACGACGGCGTCCCGCCGCAGGACCTTCTCGCGCGCGGTCGGGAGGAGGTGGCGCGGTACGGCGTCGAGGTGCGTGCTGGCCAGGCCGAGCGCGTCGACCTCGTCGAGGGCGGCGTCGTCGTCACTCTCGACGACGGCGCCGCGCTCACCGGGCGTGCCCTCGTCCTCGCGACGGGCATGACGGACGTCCTGCCGGACGTCCCGGGCCTGGCCGAACGGTGGGGGAGCGGCGTGCTGCACTGCCCGTACTGCCACGGCTGGGAGGTGCGCGGGCAGCGCCTCGGCGTGCTCGCGTCGACGCCGCTCGCGCCGCACCAGGCGGAGCTCGTGCGGCAGTGGAGCGAGCACGTCACGTTCTTCACGGCGGGCCTCGGCGGCCCGCTCGATCACGACGTCGCGGCGCGGCTGCGGGCGCGGGGCGTCGCTCTTGAGGAGGCGGCCGTCACGGAGGTGCTCGGCGACGGCGAGGCCGTCGCGGGCGTGCGCCTCGCGGACGGTCGCGTCGTCGAGCTCGACGCCCTGTTCACGGGCGCGATGGTGCGACCGCACGACGGCGCCGTCGCGCACCTCGGGCTCGACCGGGCGGACACGCCGGTCGGGTCGTTCCTTGCGGTGGACGCGTTCGGTCGCACGAGCGCGGAGCGGGTCTGGGCGGTGGGCAACGTGGTCGACCCGGGTGCGACCGTGCCGATGTCGTCGGGCGCGGGAGCGCGAGTCGGCGGGGCCGTGAACATGGCGCTCGTCGCGGACGACGCGGCTCGCGCGGTCGCGGAGGTCGCGGCGTGA